The following proteins come from a genomic window of Parambassis ranga chromosome 4, fParRan2.1, whole genome shotgun sequence:
- the tjp3 gene encoding tight junction protein ZO-3 isoform X2, whose translation MEVRFKDQMRPGMEELTIWEQHTITLNKDPKVGFGFAISGGRDKPHPDSGDTAVVVSDVLPNGPAMGRLFNKDQIVMVNGVTMDNVHSNYTIQTLKSCGKTANVTVKRPRKIQIPATTRPSRAASHSNLLDQDPPRQTRRLSDASDNRDSGRYRGRSSSPDRNGHGNTLPLMSSGYKRLPYDVGDKPIKTTLVKKKITDEYGLKLGSQIFIKHMTETGLAAKEGTLQEGDLILKINGMTTENLSLLETKHLVEKSRGKLTMTVLRDDRKFLVSIPEVEDSAPNSDNDYRRDSSSELEDISDLEDDLAPRRTSRQPNREKRTRRTRAEPPPSKSRDSSPVRSTLSRPPVKMYAPRRAPSESESDHSASPVRRDSSPVRDQSSKYKPLSGMSTLPNPRSSPIVPNWTTSRPSSSASRPRRPVSESDSDRSASPLPRKNSPRMDNRYKVLPDLPHSGPIPVRQELPRRVNSPIRVPTPDSDSESDGMSAPPQRHSTTYSQDSLSRYRVLPEVSLQPQVEPPRWSKASPPPQKALSESESEASYASVPRRESTDSGNSDKAGNRYRVLPEKSASVAVQQEPPRRIPSPARPPPNDSSESDQLSHLRRSGSSEREQSHRSAPRAANGTGTLRSGISVKSNPPLYSKSTEEPLYSLPPDSYPSSNPGYSSDVRTVSFVKESSLGLRLVGGNDVGIFVGGVQPNSPAYEQGMKEGDQIMQVNNVDFGHFTREEAANFFLDIKTGEQVEICTQNKMDLYKKIIKSNLGDNFYMRTHFDHEAEGTVGLGFTRGEVFRVVDTMHRGKIGNWLAIRMGHDLHELDKGTIPNQAKAEKLASLEKTQRAAGERQVSGPRAEFWKLRGLRGNKKNEKNARRTRDDLLQLTIQGKFPAYEKVLLREANFKRPIVILGPLNDIAMEKLATEMSDEYEVAEMVPRSGSGESSSTVIKLDTVRRIAEKDKHPLLDITPTAVERLNYIQYHPMVIFLDPHSRKDVKAMRQRYNPNSNKSSRRLYSQAVKMKKHCSHLFSDRVDLQPNSDIWYKSLKNKIRHQQSKPVWVSEVTLESGGEQDLDALDQTQSDYLSAASDLEDTDGEAFTDEAYTDNEDLEEAYPGQDAARHPRGSRIAGLARSSEPASGHISPSLEPEPRADMYSLREIPPLMHVPEPRSNRQEHYSPPHSPAEDEDPSHRSFMDSDFSALDAVASTTPSDGPPDFRAPDPSSRYSLNEPVYAEAESSPPASLSAIEEKLEQARSAEPSTKPEEKKGPHFIVLAHHHQAVQFRRTQIRGSDSSEEEEEDEEEEQDETEDIEWGPATEL comes from the exons ATGGAAGTAAGGTTCAAAGACCAAATG aGACCAGGCATGGAGGAGTTAACAATATGGGAGCAACATACAATAACACTGAACAAA GATCCCAAAGTGGGGTTTGGATTTGCCATATCAGGAGGCAGGGACAAGCCCCACCCAGACAGCGGGGACACAGCTGTGGTGGTGTCAGACGTGCTACCAAACGGGCCAGCCATGGGACGACTATT caacaaAGATCAAATTGTGATGGTCAATGGAGTAACTATGGACAATGTTCACTCTAATTACACCATTCAAACCCTAAAGTCATGTGGCAAGACAGCAAACGTA ACTGTGAAACGCCCTCGTAAGATCCAGATCCCTGCTACCACCAGACCATCACGGGCAGCATCCCACTCTAACCTGCTGGATCAGGATCCTCCCAGACAAACCAGGCGCCTTTCTGATGCAAGCGATAACCGTGACTCCGGCCGCTACCGTGGTCGCAGCTCCTCACCTGACCGCAACGGGCATGGTAATACGCTGCCCCTGATGTCATCTGGGTACAAAAGGTTGCCGTACGATGTAGGAGACAAACCCATCAAAACTACTCtggttaaaaagaaaatcacagatg aGTATGGGTTAAAGCTCGGCAGTCAGATATTTATCAAGCACATGACAGAAACAGGCCTGGCTGCAAAGGAAGGCACGCTGCAGGAGGGAGACCTCATTCTCAAG ATCAATGGCATGACGACGGAAAATCTGTCCCTGCTCGAGACCAAGCACCTGGTGGAGAAGAGCAGAGGCAAACTCACAATGACGGTCCTGAGGGATGACCGCAAATTCCTGGTCAGCATCCCAGAGGTGGAGGATAGCGCCCCCAACAGTGACAATGACTATCgcagagacagcagctcagagctggAGG ACATTTCAGACCTTGAGGATGACCTCGCCCCACGCAGAACATCACGCCAACCTAACAGAGAGAAGCGGACGCGCAG AACAAGAGCTGAACCTCCACCATCCAAGTCTCGGGATTCATCACCTGTGCGCTCCACCCTGTCTCGGCCTCCTGTAAAAATGTACGCTCCCCGCAGAG CTCCATCTGAATCAGAGTCTGATCACAGTGCCTCTCCTGTCAGGAGAGACAGCAGTCCAGTGAGAGACCAGTCCAGCAAGTACAA ACCTCTGTCAGGTATGTCCACCCTCCCCAACCCTCGATCCTCTCCCATCGTCCCAAACTGGACCACATCTCGCCCCTCTTCCTCCGCCTCGCGTCCCCGCAGGCCCGTGTCAGAGTCAGACTCTGACCGCAGTGCATCCCCGCTTCCACGCAAAAACAGCCCTCGCATGGACAACAGATACAA GGTTCTTCCTGATCTTCCACATTCAGGGCCTATCCCAGTTAGACAAGAGCTGCCGAGGAGGGTCAACTCACCTATCAGAGTCCCGACTCCAG attctgattctgagtcAGATGGCATGTCAGCGCCTCCTCAGAGGCACAGCACCACATACAGTCAGGACTCTCTCAGCAGATACAG AGTCCTGCCAGAGGTTTCCTTGCAGCCTCAGGTGGAGCCACCACGATGGAGCAAAGCCAGCCCACCACCACAAAAAG CTCTCTCAGAGTCTGAATCTGAGGCCAGCTACGCATCTGTCCCCCGCAGGGAGTCCACAGACAGCGGAAACTCAGACAAGGCCGGCAACAGATACAG AGTTCTGCCTGAGAAATCGGCATCAGTCGCTGTGCAGCAGGAGCCTCCTCGTCGAATCCCATCACCAGCCAGACCTCCTCCTAATG ATTCCTCAGAGTCAGATCAGCTGTCACATCTCAGGAGGTCAGGGAGCTCTGAGCGGGAGCAGAGCCACCGCAG TGCTCCTCGTGCTGCTAATGGAACCGGCACCCTCAGGTCTGGGATTTCAGTGAAGAGCAATCCACCTCTCTACT CTAAGTCTACAGAAGAGCCCCTCTACTCGCTACCTCCGGATTCGTACCCATCATCTAATCCAGG GTACAGCTCCGATGTGCGCACAGTGTCGTTTGTGAAGGAAAGCAGTTTGGGGCTGAGACTCGTAGGAGGCAATGATGTCGGTATCTTTGTAGGTGGAGTCCAGCCAAACAGCCCTGCGTATGAACAGGGAATGAAGGAGGGAGACCAGATCATGCAG GTGAATAATGTTGATTTTGGCCATTTCACACGAGAAGAAGCTGCCAACTTCTTCCTCGACATCAAGACAGGAGAGCAGGTGGAAATCTGTACACAGAACAAGATGGACC TTTATAAGAAGATCATCAAGTCTAACCTGGGAGACAACTTCTACATGCGGACGCACTTTGACCATGAAGCAGAAGGCACTGTTGGTCTGGGCTTCACCCGAGGAGAGGTGTTCAGGGTGGTGGACACGATGCACAGAGGGAAGATTGGCAACTGGCTGGCCATCCGCATGGGGCATGACCTGCACGAGCTGGATAAAGGCACCATCCCCAACCAGGCCAA GGCGGAGAAGCTGGCCAGCTTGGAGAAGACACAGCGGGCTGCTGGAGAGAGGCAGGTGTCAGGTCCTCGAGCAGAGTTCTGGAAACTTCGTGGGCTCAGAGGGAATAAAAAGAATGAGAAGAACGCCAGACGGACTCGTGACGACCTGTTGCAGCTCACCATTCAGGGCAAATTCCCAGCATATGAGAAAGTCCTGCTCAGGGAAG ctAATTTCAAAAGGCCCATTGTCATTCTGGGTCCTCTTAATGATATCGCCATGGAGAAGCTGGCCACAGAAATGTCTGATGAATATGAAGTGGCAG AGATGGTTCCTCGCAGCGGTAGTGGAGAGAGCAGCTCCACTGTGATTAAACTGGACACTGTGAGGAGAATAGCAGAGAAA GACAAGCACCCCCTGCTGGACATCACTCCCACTGCAGTGGAGAGGCTGAACTACATCCAGTACCACCCAATGGTGATCTTCTTAGACCCTCACAGCCGCAAGGACGTCAAGGCTATGAGGCAGAGGTACAATCCCAACTCCAACAAGAGCTCCAGACGCCTTTACTCTCAGGCTGTCAAGATGAAGAAACACTGCAGCCACCTTTTCTCAG ATCGTGTTGACTTGCAGCCTAATTCTGACATTTGGTATAAGAGTCTAAAGAATAAGATCCGGCACCAGCAGTCCAAACCAGTCTGGGTGTCTGAAGTCACG TTGGAGAGCGGTGGAGAGCAGGATTTAGATGCTCTGGACCAAACTCAGTCTGACTACCTGAGCGCTGCCAGTGACCTGGAGGACACAGACGGAGAGGCCTTCACAGACGAGGCCTACACTGACAACGAGGACCTGGAGGAGGCTTACCCTGGTCAAGATGCAGCCAGACACCCTCGGGGATCCAGGATTGCTGGTTTAGCACGATCGTCCGAGCCGGCCTCCGGACACATCAGTCCCTCTTTGGAACCTGAGCCTCGCGCTGACATGTACTCACTCAGAGAAATCCCACCGCTGATGCACGTGCCTGAGCCCAGGTCGAACCGCCAAGAGCACTACAGCCCACCTCACAGCCCTGCTGAGGATGAGGATCCCTCTCATCGCAGCTTTATGGACTCAGACTTCAGCGCTCTTGACGCAGTTGCGTCCACCACTCCATCAGATGGACCACCAGATTTTAGAGCCCCAGACCCCTCCAGTCGGTACTCTCTGAACGAGCCTGTATATGCTGAGGCAGAGAGCTCACCACCTGCCAGCCTGTCTGCTATTGAAGAGAAACTAGAACAG